A region from the Malus domestica chromosome 07, GDT2T_hap1 genome encodes:
- the LOC103439790 gene encoding sec-independent protein translocase protein TATB, chloroplastic isoform X2 — protein sequence MTSTIAPAAATFVCSPSSTAGGKKAARFRRKDPKFQLCSVVPPLGLSPFAPWIGLKQLGISLAPKSLKLERRGRCKGMVVYASLFGVGAPEALVIGVVALLVFGPKGLAEVARTLGKTLRAFQPTIRELQEVSRDFKSTLEKEIGLDDISSSSIDAFNGKKMDTTSTPSSTTTTGDSKTTIKDSKTTAEDSKTVDISSLSSIDAYNARIMGKTSTSSSTATAEDSKNTADTDGAPSPPKAYTTEEYLKITEEQLAAAQKQAQVSAPAESELEPQTSSQATVEETAVETPLPQQPQTVEEETAARTPSPQQPQIET from the exons ATGACGTCCACCATTGCTCCTGCTGCTGCTACGTTTGTGTGCTCGCCGTCATCCACCGCCGGAGGCAAAAAAGCAGCCAGATTTCGTCGCAAAGACCCGAAGTTTCAGCTCTGCTCAGTGGTTCCTCCACTGGGTCTCAGCCCTTTCGCGCCATGGATTGGATTGAAGCAGCTGGGCATCTCATTGGCACCGAAGTCTTTGAAATTAG AGAGGAGGGGAAGGTGTAAGGGTATGGTGGTTTATGCATCCCTGTTTGGGGTTGGAGCTCCGGAGGCTCTCGTTATTGGCGTTGTGGCTCTGCTGGTTTTTGGTCCCAAGGGACTTGCTGAG GTTGCTCGGACTTTAGGAAAAACTTTGCGTGCTTTTCAACCCACCATTAGAGAACTTCAG GAAGTTTCGAGGGATTTCAAGAGCACCCTAGAAAAGGAGATCGGTCTTGATGACATTTCTAGTTCATCAATAGATGCATTCAATGGCAAGAAAATGGACACGACTTCAACCCCTTCATCAACTACCACGACTGGAGATTCCAAAACCACGATTAAAGATTCCAAAACCACGGCTGAAGATTCCAAAACTGTAGACATTTCAAGTTTATCATCAATAGATGCGTACAATGCCAGAATAATGGGCAAGACTTCAACTTCTTCATCAACTGCGACGGCTGAAGATTCCAAGAACACGGCTGACACCG ATGGGGCTCCATCACCACCCAAAGCATACACCACAGAAGAGTACTTAAAGATCACAGAGGAGCAGCTAGCAGCTGCCCAAAAGCAGGCGCAGGTGTCTGCTCCTGCGGAAAGTGAGCTTGAACCTCAGACCTCATCTCAAG CTACTGTTGAAGAAACTGCTGTGGAAACGCCATTACCCCAGCAACCTCAAACTGTTGAAGAAGAAACTGCCGCTAGAACGCCTTCGCCTCAACAACCTCAAATTGAGACATAA
- the LOC103439790 gene encoding sec-independent protein translocase protein TATB, chloroplastic isoform X1 encodes MTSTIAPAAATFVCSPSSTAGGKKAARFRRKDPKFQLCSVVPPLGLSPFAPWIGLKQLGISLAPKSLKLERRGRCKGMVVYASLFGVGAPEALVIGVVALLVFGPKGLAEVARTLGKTLRAFQPTIRELQEVSRDFKSTLEKEIGLDDISSSSIDAFNGKKMDTTSTPSSTTTTGDSKTTIKDSKTTAEDSKTVDISSLSSIDAYNARIMGKTSTSSSTATAEDSKNTADTDGAPSPPKAYTTEEYLKITEEQLAAAQKQAQVSAPAESELEPQTSSQGTLVTATVEETAVETPLPQQPQTVEEETAARTPSPQQPQIET; translated from the exons ATGACGTCCACCATTGCTCCTGCTGCTGCTACGTTTGTGTGCTCGCCGTCATCCACCGCCGGAGGCAAAAAAGCAGCCAGATTTCGTCGCAAAGACCCGAAGTTTCAGCTCTGCTCAGTGGTTCCTCCACTGGGTCTCAGCCCTTTCGCGCCATGGATTGGATTGAAGCAGCTGGGCATCTCATTGGCACCGAAGTCTTTGAAATTAG AGAGGAGGGGAAGGTGTAAGGGTATGGTGGTTTATGCATCCCTGTTTGGGGTTGGAGCTCCGGAGGCTCTCGTTATTGGCGTTGTGGCTCTGCTGGTTTTTGGTCCCAAGGGACTTGCTGAG GTTGCTCGGACTTTAGGAAAAACTTTGCGTGCTTTTCAACCCACCATTAGAGAACTTCAG GAAGTTTCGAGGGATTTCAAGAGCACCCTAGAAAAGGAGATCGGTCTTGATGACATTTCTAGTTCATCAATAGATGCATTCAATGGCAAGAAAATGGACACGACTTCAACCCCTTCATCAACTACCACGACTGGAGATTCCAAAACCACGATTAAAGATTCCAAAACCACGGCTGAAGATTCCAAAACTGTAGACATTTCAAGTTTATCATCAATAGATGCGTACAATGCCAGAATAATGGGCAAGACTTCAACTTCTTCATCAACTGCGACGGCTGAAGATTCCAAGAACACGGCTGACACCG ATGGGGCTCCATCACCACCCAAAGCATACACCACAGAAGAGTACTTAAAGATCACAGAGGAGCAGCTAGCAGCTGCCCAAAAGCAGGCGCAGGTGTCTGCTCCTGCGGAAAGTGAGCTTGAACCTCAGACCTCATCTCAAG GTACATTGGTAACAGCTACTGTTGAAGAAACTGCTGTGGAAACGCCATTACCCCAGCAACCTCAAACTGTTGAAGAAGAAACTGCCGCTAGAACGCCTTCGCCTCAACAACCTCAAATTGAGACATAA